The Paraburkholderia sp. ZP32-5 genome includes a window with the following:
- a CDS encoding cupin domain-containing protein yields the protein MKVFQGRAEGAMSERRSDTFTGTVWADPVMPATNGVTINTVFFAPGGRTYWHTHEHGQVLQVTAGQGWVCLDGEEPQPIRQGDIVFIGPNERHWHGASEGSYMVHIATSIGKGTWQEEVAQGDYPGAAVG from the coding sequence ATGAAGGTCTTTCAAGGCAGGGCAGAGGGCGCGATGTCCGAGCGTCGCAGCGATACGTTTACCGGCACCGTGTGGGCCGATCCGGTGATGCCGGCGACCAACGGTGTGACGATCAACACGGTGTTCTTCGCGCCGGGCGGGCGCACGTACTGGCACACGCACGAGCATGGCCAGGTGCTGCAGGTGACGGCTGGTCAGGGATGGGTCTGTCTCGACGGCGAAGAGCCGCAGCCGATCCGCCAGGGCGACATCGTGTTCATCGGCCCGAACGAGCGGCACTGGCACGGCGCGAGCGAGGGTAGCTACATGGTTCATATCGCGACGTCGATCGGTAAGGGGACGTGGCAGGAGGAGGTCGCGCAAGGCGATTATCCGGGGGCGGCGGTGGGTTGA
- a CDS encoding carboxymuconolactone decarboxylase family protein, with translation MNQTPPHPDPSRLRDELVSLHGKASPEWDSLVRLDPVFVDAYLKFAGVPRRRHHLDDKTRAFIALAADACATQLYAPGVARHIERALSFGATRDELVEVLELISTIGIHTSNVGVPVLLEVLEEEGLRHGAPPLDARREALKAAFEKNRGYWHPSWEGLLELDPDLFEAYVEFSSVPWRTGVLSPKVKEFIYCAFDASATHLYVPGLKLHIRNALRYGATAEELMELLEVVSVTGIHGAELGAPMLEAALASAAAAKGSPHA, from the coding sequence ATGAACCAGACTCCACCGCATCCCGATCCGTCGCGTCTGCGCGACGAACTCGTCAGCCTGCACGGTAAAGCGAGCCCCGAATGGGACAGCCTCGTGCGGCTCGACCCGGTGTTCGTCGATGCGTACCTGAAGTTTGCCGGCGTGCCGCGCCGCCGCCATCACCTCGACGACAAGACCCGCGCATTCATCGCGCTGGCCGCCGACGCCTGCGCGACGCAACTGTATGCGCCGGGTGTCGCGCGTCATATCGAGCGTGCGCTGTCGTTCGGTGCGACGCGCGACGAACTCGTCGAAGTGCTCGAACTGATCAGCACGATCGGCATCCACACGAGCAATGTCGGCGTGCCGGTGCTGCTCGAAGTGCTCGAAGAAGAAGGTCTGCGCCACGGCGCGCCGCCGCTCGACGCACGGCGTGAGGCGCTGAAGGCTGCGTTCGAAAAGAACCGCGGTTACTGGCATCCGAGCTGGGAAGGGTTGCTCGAACTCGATCCGGATCTGTTCGAGGCGTATGTCGAATTTTCGTCGGTGCCGTGGCGTACCGGCGTGCTGAGCCCGAAGGTCAAGGAGTTCATCTACTGCGCGTTCGATGCGTCCGCCACGCATCTGTACGTGCCAGGTTTGAAGCTGCATATCCGCAACGCGCTGCGTTACGGCGCGACGGCCGAAGAACTGATGGAGTTGCTGGAAGTTGTCAGCGTGACGGGCATTCATGGCGCGGAACTCGGTGCGCCGATGCTCGAAGCCGCGCTCGCGAGCGCGGCTGCCGCGAAGGGAAGTCCGCATGCGTGA
- a CDS encoding carboxymuconolactone decarboxylase family protein has translation MDTNDRFNKGFENRKDVLGAAHVEKSWANADDFNRPMQKFVTESCWGDIWGDPTLSFRTRSMLNLGMLTAMSQHHELSVHVKGALRNGVTKDEIRAVLMQAGVYCGAPLALAAFRVASEAIKAYETEMAVA, from the coding sequence ATGGACACCAACGACCGCTTCAACAAGGGCTTCGAGAATCGCAAGGACGTGCTCGGTGCCGCGCACGTCGAAAAATCGTGGGCGAATGCCGACGATTTCAACCGGCCGATGCAGAAGTTCGTCACCGAAAGCTGCTGGGGCGATATCTGGGGCGACCCGACGCTGTCGTTCCGGACACGCAGCATGCTGAACCTCGGGATGCTCACCGCGATGAGCCAGCACCACGAGTTGTCGGTGCATGTGAAGGGCGCGCTGCGCAACGGCGTGACGAAGGACGAGATCCGCGCGGTGCTGATGCAGGCGGGCGTGTACTGCGGCGCGCCGCTCGCGCTGGCCGCGTTTCGCGTCGCCAGCGAAGCGATCAAGGCCTACGAAACCGAAATGGCGGTGGCCTGA
- a CDS encoding NAD(P)-dependent oxidoreductase, translated as MSGNEQSSEQRSKRIGFVGVGVMGRPMARRLIEAGHTLVVFDRDEQALAELEAIGAHAADSVREVADSARIVFTSLPTPAIFKQVALGEDGLIEGSALRILVDLSTVGSRMEKEVADGLLAKDIDTVDAPVSGGAAGARKGTLAIMAAGKPAALNEVRALFDVLGKVFVVGTQPGQGQLLKLLNNMLSSTAFAITSEAFVAGVRGGLDPEVMMSVINSGSGKNGATLDKFPKHVLTHSFDFGFPVGSVCKDIGLAVDECQALGVPMWVGSVARQVWNYSAMQDGAKRDMTELVKYVERWSSPQGLAE; from the coding sequence ATGTCGGGCAACGAACAAAGCAGCGAACAACGCAGCAAGCGGATCGGTTTTGTCGGTGTAGGCGTGATGGGACGGCCGATGGCGCGCCGGCTGATCGAGGCGGGCCATACGCTCGTCGTGTTCGATCGCGATGAACAGGCGCTCGCGGAACTCGAGGCGATCGGAGCGCACGCCGCGGACTCGGTGCGCGAAGTCGCCGACAGCGCGCGGATCGTTTTCACCAGCCTGCCGACGCCGGCGATTTTCAAACAGGTGGCGCTCGGTGAAGACGGTCTGATCGAAGGCAGCGCGCTGAGGATACTCGTCGATCTGTCGACGGTCGGTTCGCGTATGGAAAAGGAAGTGGCCGACGGGCTGCTCGCGAAAGACATCGACACGGTCGACGCGCCGGTGAGCGGCGGCGCCGCGGGCGCAAGGAAGGGCACGCTCGCGATCATGGCCGCGGGCAAGCCGGCCGCGCTCAACGAAGTCCGCGCGCTCTTCGACGTGCTCGGCAAGGTGTTCGTCGTCGGCACTCAGCCGGGCCAGGGGCAGTTGCTGAAGCTGCTGAACAACATGCTGTCGTCGACCGCGTTCGCGATCACGTCGGAAGCATTCGTGGCCGGCGTGCGCGGCGGGCTCGACCCCGAGGTGATGATGTCGGTGATCAATTCGGGCAGCGGCAAAAACGGCGCGACGCTCGACAAGTTTCCGAAACACGTGCTGACGCACAGCTTCGATTTCGGCTTTCCAGTCGGCAGCGTTTGCAAGGACATCGGCCTTGCGGTCGACGAATGCCAGGCGCTCGGCGTACCGATGTGGGTCGGCAGCGTCGCGCGCCAGGTGTGGAACTACTCGGCGATGCAGGACGGCGCGAAGCGCGACATGACCGAACTCGTCAAGTACGTCGAGCGCTGGTCGTCGCCGCAAGGGCTTGCCGAGTGA
- a CDS encoding MFS transporter, whose product MKALTANEVVQSEGEQSIETKRRNAIKGAFFSEFIDMFDIYLPVVVLSPVLAFFQPPHLSAGMETILASLVFITTLLGRPVGALVFGMIADRVGRRKASIWSVSGFGVVTLLIALLPGYQSIGIASYWALVLLRFVDGIFLGGGYTGAMPLAIEYAKKEQRGFVGGFIIAGFPAAYVTINLVAMLMFVLFPLNGMNSPYAQWGWRIPFVIGAALAGLLAMYYVRKVAESEIWKSEAEDKGAVAEKLPLSDLLRGKSGRSLLQVLVMMTGFWLTQNIITIFLPTGLLVKTLHLSGFQMTATLMLTYFVLFFSYIGAGLIAQRIGRRRFFVIIGPLIATVGAVLLYVLANVDGLSLGAIMALTCVLAVLVTSPWGVIVTYINERFVTDVRATGFGVGFSLSVIIPSFYAFYMNWLGALMPLRLTSVVLLCMGGLLGMVGALMGPETKDVDF is encoded by the coding sequence ATGAAAGCATTGACTGCGAATGAGGTCGTACAGTCGGAGGGCGAACAATCGATCGAGACGAAGAGACGCAACGCGATCAAGGGCGCGTTCTTCTCCGAGTTCATCGACATGTTCGATATCTATCTGCCGGTCGTGGTGCTGTCGCCGGTGCTCGCTTTTTTTCAGCCGCCGCATCTGTCGGCGGGCATGGAGACGATTCTCGCGTCGCTGGTGTTCATCACGACGCTGCTGGGCCGGCCGGTCGGCGCGCTGGTGTTCGGCATGATCGCGGACCGGGTCGGGCGCCGCAAGGCATCGATCTGGTCGGTCTCGGGCTTCGGCGTGGTGACGCTGCTGATCGCGTTGCTGCCGGGTTATCAGAGTATCGGCATTGCGTCGTACTGGGCGTTGGTGCTGCTGCGTTTCGTCGACGGGATCTTTCTCGGCGGCGGCTATACCGGCGCAATGCCGCTCGCGATCGAATACGCGAAGAAGGAGCAGCGCGGCTTCGTCGGCGGCTTCATCATCGCGGGCTTTCCGGCCGCTTACGTGACGATCAATCTCGTCGCGATGCTGATGTTCGTGTTGTTTCCGCTGAACGGCATGAATTCGCCGTACGCGCAGTGGGGCTGGCGCATTCCATTCGTGATCGGCGCGGCGCTCGCCGGGCTGCTGGCGATGTACTACGTGCGCAAGGTCGCCGAATCGGAGATCTGGAAAAGCGAAGCCGAAGACAAGGGCGCGGTCGCCGAAAAGCTGCCGCTGTCCGATCTGCTGCGCGGCAAGAGCGGCCGCAGCCTGCTGCAGGTGCTGGTAATGATGACGGGCTTCTGGCTCACGCAGAACATCATCACGATTTTTCTGCCGACGGGCCTGCTCGTGAAGACGCTGCATCTGAGCGGCTTCCAGATGACCGCGACACTGATGCTCACGTACTTCGTGCTGTTTTTCAGCTATATCGGCGCGGGGCTGATCGCGCAGCGCATCGGCCGGCGCCGCTTTTTCGTGATCATCGGGCCGCTGATCGCGACCGTCGGCGCGGTGCTGCTGTACGTGCTCGCGAACGTGGACGGACTGTCGCTCGGCGCCATCATGGCGCTGACCTGCGTGCTCGCGGTGCTGGTCACGTCGCCGTGGGGCGTGATCGTCACGTATATCAATGAACGCTTCGTGACCGACGTGCGCGCGACCGGCTTCGGCGTCGGCTTCAGTCTGTCGGTGATCATCCCGTCGTTCTACGCGTTCTATATGAACTGGCTCGGCGCGCTCATGCCGCTGCGTCTGACGTCGGTCGTGCTGCTGTGCATGGGCGGGCTGCTCGGCATGGTCGGCGCGTTGATGGGCCCGGAAACGAAGGATGTCGATTTCTAA
- a CDS encoding 2,3-bisphosphoglycerate-dependent phosphoglycerate mutase, whose product MSTQPATLVVLRHGQSIWNRANRFTGWSDVGLSAQGVADARRVGEQLREAGLRFDLAVTSALLRATDTLAHAMQTFDRPVPQTVRSWRLNDRHYGALTGMEKNAAALAYGVERVREWRRGFELAPPPLDAQTHAQLVSALHDDSMPCPDALPRTESLRDTLHRVLPLWDDCVAPALARGQSVLMVGHGNSLRALFKQLDRIADDAIASVEVAHAEPLVMRFDATLEVCSRMPLGALLAVR is encoded by the coding sequence ATGAGCACTCAACCTGCCACTCTGGTCGTGCTGCGCCATGGTCAGTCGATCTGGAATCGCGCGAACCGCTTCACCGGCTGGAGTGATGTCGGACTGTCCGCGCAAGGTGTCGCGGACGCACGTCGGGTCGGCGAACAGTTGCGCGAAGCCGGCCTGCGATTCGATCTCGCGGTCACGTCGGCGCTGTTGCGCGCCACCGATACGCTCGCGCACGCGATGCAGACATTCGATCGACCAGTGCCGCAAACCGTGCGGTCGTGGCGGCTGAACGATCGGCACTACGGCGCGCTGACCGGCATGGAAAAGAACGCGGCGGCGCTTGCCTATGGCGTCGAACGCGTGCGCGAATGGCGGCGCGGATTCGAATTGGCGCCGCCGCCGCTCGATGCCCAAACGCACGCGCAACTGGTGAGCGCGCTGCATGACGACTCGATGCCGTGCCCCGACGCGCTGCCGCGCACCGAGAGCCTGCGCGATACGCTGCATCGCGTGTTGCCGCTGTGGGACGACTGCGTCGCGCCGGCGCTCGCGCGCGGGCAATCGGTGCTGATGGTCGGCCACGGCAATTCGCTGCGCGCGCTGTTCAAGCAGCTCGATCGCATCGCCGACGACGCGATCGCATCGGTCGAGGTCGCGCATGCCGAGCCGCTCGTGATGCGCTTCGATGCGACGCTCGAGGTCTGTTCGCGCATGCCGCTCGGCGCGTTGTTGGCGGTGCGCTGA
- a CDS encoding MFS transporter — protein MQNEATIGYRLDSVPLSGYHWRLLGLIAAGMYFDSFDIYIAGSVLAAMIHSGESTLKLNAMFVSVTFLGMMSGAWLSGLLGDRFGRRFCYQFNLGIYGFASIAAALAPSMAWLIFFRLVMGIGMGAEIVVGYGTLSEFIPAAWRGRFGTILNLIINTSLFLSTFLGWLIVPQYGWRWMFAIAGCGALIVWFLRKSMPESPRWLASRNRADEANRIVSDIEAACGVDSAAAITAAAQQPRRVDTPDNGRLGDLFTRRLLTRTITAITVLVALFVVNYAFVSWIPTFLVKQGHSVSNSLGLTAVMFAGGPVGSLIAFALAERVGRKWGIVLFSLICAAFGAAYPFAQSEVAIAALGFAITCCIYVLSSFSVATYVPELFPTELRLRGSGVANTVGRAVSIAVPYVVASAFTGFGIAGVLTLIVGTLLVQAVIVGVLGTETRRRSLESIAAQVSRTADASTQVVDGRAAPVTRS, from the coding sequence ATGCAGAACGAAGCGACTATCGGATACCGGTTGGACAGCGTGCCGCTGTCCGGCTATCACTGGCGGCTGCTCGGCCTGATCGCCGCCGGCATGTACTTCGACTCGTTCGATATCTACATCGCCGGCAGCGTGCTGGCCGCGATGATCCACAGCGGCGAATCCACGCTGAAGCTCAACGCGATGTTCGTGTCCGTCACGTTCCTCGGCATGATGTCGGGCGCGTGGCTGTCCGGTCTGCTCGGCGACCGTTTCGGGCGGCGCTTCTGCTATCAGTTCAATCTCGGCATCTACGGCTTTGCATCGATCGCCGCGGCACTCGCGCCGTCGATGGCCTGGCTGATCTTCTTTCGCCTCGTGATGGGCATCGGAATGGGCGCGGAGATCGTCGTCGGTTACGGCACGCTCAGTGAATTCATTCCGGCCGCGTGGCGCGGCCGCTTCGGCACGATCCTCAATCTGATCATCAATACGTCGCTGTTCCTGTCGACCTTCCTCGGCTGGCTGATCGTGCCGCAATACGGCTGGCGCTGGATGTTCGCGATCGCGGGCTGCGGCGCGCTGATCGTGTGGTTCCTGCGCAAATCGATGCCGGAGTCGCCGCGCTGGCTCGCGTCGCGCAATCGCGCGGACGAGGCGAACCGGATCGTGTCGGACATCGAGGCGGCGTGCGGCGTCGATTCCGCTGCCGCGATCACGGCGGCCGCACAGCAGCCGCGCCGCGTCGACACGCCAGACAACGGCCGTCTCGGCGATCTGTTCACGCGCCGGTTGCTCACGCGCACGATCACGGCCATCACGGTGCTGGTCGCGCTGTTCGTCGTGAACTACGCATTCGTCAGCTGGATTCCGACTTTCCTCGTCAAGCAGGGCCATAGCGTGTCGAACTCGCTGGGCCTGACCGCGGTGATGTTCGCGGGCGGCCCGGTGGGCTCGCTGATCGCGTTTGCGCTGGCCGAACGCGTCGGCCGCAAGTGGGGCATCGTGCTGTTTTCGTTGATCTGCGCGGCGTTCGGCGCTGCCTATCCGTTTGCGCAGTCCGAGGTGGCGATCGCCGCGCTCGGCTTCGCGATTACCTGCTGCATCTACGTGCTGTCGTCGTTCAGCGTCGCCACCTATGTGCCGGAACTGTTTCCGACCGAACTGCGTTTGCGCGGCTCGGGCGTCGCGAACACAGTGGGCCGCGCAGTCAGCATCGCGGTGCCGTACGTGGTCGCGTCGGCTTTCACCGGCTTCGGCATTGCCGGCGTGCTGACGCTGATCGTCGGTACGTTGCTGGTGCAGGCGGTGATCGTCGGCGTGCTCGGCACCGAGACGCGCCGGCGCTCGCTCGAATCGATCGCGGCGCAAGTGAGCAGAACGGCCGACGCGAGCACTCAGGTGGTCGACGGTCGCGCGGCGCCGGTGACGAGATCGTAA
- a CDS encoding MmgE/PrpD family protein: MAAQSDSSSSEAGSYQGSTNRDAGHATRRIAQWVAATTWRDVPMVVRHEAKRALINYVAVALAGCTDPTVDKAVRTYQRFSAGLSAGVIGRRERVDMLNAAALNAISANVFDFDDTHIPTIIHPSAPVAAALFALAQTQPISGEALLLAFVLGVEVECRIGKAVSPEHYQRGWHITSTCGVFGAAAAVAKALGLSAQQLVWALGNASAQAGGLVETLGTMSKSLSVGNAARNGLLSALLAADDFSGPDAPLEGTRGFVRVAATAPKLDALTDGLGHEWALLSNTYKPYPCGVVLNPVIDACLDLRRDARWRLDDIERVELTGHPLLRERTDRPNARTGREAQVSAQHAVAVTLATGLAGLAQFSDDAVAEPSLRAFGARLRFIDAAAFPLEAAEVALVLRSGDRVSRRIDAARGSLAAPLADVELAAKLRELAAYGGWGVAPQPLIDTLWRFDSETDAATLMQLACVN, translated from the coding sequence ATGGCAGCGCAGTCAGACAGCAGTTCCAGCGAAGCCGGCAGTTACCAGGGCAGCACCAACCGCGACGCCGGCCACGCGACCCGGCGCATCGCGCAATGGGTCGCGGCGACGACGTGGCGCGACGTGCCCATGGTGGTGCGGCACGAAGCGAAGCGAGCGCTCATCAACTACGTGGCCGTCGCGCTGGCCGGCTGCACGGACCCGACAGTCGACAAGGCAGTGCGCACTTATCAGCGCTTCAGCGCCGGCCTAAGCGCAGGCGTGATCGGCCGGCGCGAGCGCGTCGACATGCTGAACGCGGCGGCGCTCAACGCGATCAGCGCGAACGTGTTCGACTTCGACGACACCCATATCCCGACCATCATTCATCCGAGCGCGCCGGTGGCCGCCGCGCTGTTCGCGCTCGCGCAGACCCAGCCGATCAGTGGTGAAGCGTTGCTGCTCGCCTTCGTGCTCGGCGTCGAAGTGGAATGCCGGATCGGCAAGGCGGTATCCCCCGAGCACTATCAGCGTGGCTGGCACATCACGTCGACCTGCGGCGTGTTCGGCGCGGCTGCGGCGGTGGCCAAGGCACTGGGTTTGAGCGCGCAGCAGCTCGTGTGGGCGCTCGGCAATGCGTCCGCACAGGCGGGTGGTCTGGTCGAGACGCTGGGCACGATGTCGAAAAGCCTCAGCGTGGGCAACGCGGCGCGTAACGGTCTGCTGTCGGCGCTGCTCGCCGCCGACGATTTCTCCGGTCCCGATGCGCCGCTCGAAGGCACGCGCGGTTTTGTGCGCGTCGCCGCCACGGCGCCGAAGCTCGATGCGCTGACCGATGGACTCGGCCACGAATGGGCGCTGCTGTCGAATACCTACAAGCCGTATCCGTGCGGCGTGGTGCTGAACCCGGTGATCGACGCGTGCCTGGATTTGCGCCGCGATGCGCGCTGGCGTCTCGACGATATCGAGCGGGTCGAACTGACCGGGCATCCGTTGCTACGCGAACGCACCGACCGGCCCAACGCGCGCACCGGCCGCGAAGCGCAGGTCAGCGCCCAGCATGCGGTGGCCGTCACGCTCGCAACAGGTCTCGCGGGCCTCGCGCAATTCAGCGACGACGCGGTCGCCGAGCCGTCGTTGCGCGCATTCGGCGCGCGTCTGCGCTTTATCGACGCCGCGGCGTTTCCGCTCGAAGCGGCCGAGGTCGCGCTGGTGCTGCGCTCGGGCGATAGGGTCTCGCGACGTATCGATGCGGCGCGCGGCAGCCTTGCCGCGCCGCTCGCCGACGTCGAACTCGCGGCGAAGCTGCGTGAGCTTGCCGCCTATGGCGGCTGGGGCGTCGCGCCGCAACCGCTGATCGATACGCTTTGGCGCTTCGATAGCGAGACCGATGCGGCAACACTGATGCAACTCGCGTGTGTGAACTGA
- a CDS encoding NIPSNAP family protein, with protein MIVEMRIYHCAPTRLPALLDRFTSTTLGFFEKHGIQQIGFWTTLIGPSNHALTYMLKWESLAEREQKWNAFQADADWIAKRAASEAVTPIVERIENHFLTPTAFSALR; from the coding sequence ATGATCGTTGAAATGCGCATCTATCACTGCGCGCCGACACGTTTGCCGGCACTGCTCGACCGCTTCACGTCGACCACGCTCGGCTTCTTCGAAAAGCACGGCATCCAGCAGATCGGTTTCTGGACCACGCTGATCGGCCCGAGCAATCACGCGCTGACCTACATGCTCAAGTGGGAAAGCCTCGCCGAGCGCGAGCAGAAGTGGAATGCGTTCCAGGCCGACGCCGACTGGATCGCCAAACGCGCGGCGAGCGAAGCGGTGACGCCGATCGTCGAGCGCATCGAAAACCACTTCCTGACGCCGACCGCGTTCTCGGCGCTGCGCTAA
- a CDS encoding aldehyde dehydrogenase family protein, protein MTYAAQFYIDGQWVDPASAAWFDMIDPATEKVFDKLALGNATDVDRAVAAARCALPAWSATSAAERVALLRRVVAIYERRYDDFAELMRREMGAPITFARNAQAVRGPAHLNALIEVLERFDFEEQRGSTRIVLEPIGVCGLITPWNWPINQIVVKIAPALAAGCTMVLKPSEYSPLSALAFAQVLHEAGVPAGVFNLVNGDGPGVGAAIASHPDIDMVSFTGSTRAGVLVAQSAAETVKRVAQELGGKSANILLDDVDLDQAVTRGVAACFTNSGQSCSIPTRMLVPRHLMNDAAQIAKRAAQAYRVGPTDDPATQIGPLVNANQFRRVQALIQTGIDEGARLVVGGIGRPDGIEVGYYARPTVFADVTPRMTIAREEIFGPVLSMIPYDSEDEAIAIANGTDYGLAAYVQSADVARARKVGRALRAGGVHLNYPPTDFHAPFGGYKRSGNGREWGEAGLREYLETKAMVGYGVE, encoded by the coding sequence ATGACCTATGCAGCGCAGTTTTATATCGATGGACAGTGGGTCGATCCCGCGTCCGCTGCCTGGTTCGACATGATCGATCCAGCGACGGAAAAAGTATTCGACAAGCTCGCGCTCGGCAATGCAACGGATGTCGATCGCGCGGTCGCCGCCGCGCGCTGCGCGTTGCCGGCGTGGTCCGCAACCAGCGCGGCCGAGCGGGTCGCGCTGCTCAGGCGCGTGGTCGCTATCTACGAGCGGCGCTACGACGATTTCGCCGAACTGATGCGCCGCGAAATGGGCGCGCCGATCACGTTCGCGCGCAATGCTCAGGCCGTGCGCGGGCCGGCGCACCTGAACGCGCTGATCGAAGTGCTCGAACGCTTCGACTTCGAGGAGCAGCGTGGCAGCACGCGCATCGTGCTCGAACCGATCGGCGTGTGCGGTTTGATTACGCCGTGGAACTGGCCGATCAACCAGATCGTCGTGAAGATCGCGCCCGCGCTCGCGGCAGGCTGCACGATGGTGCTGAAGCCGAGCGAGTATTCGCCGCTCAGCGCGCTCGCGTTCGCGCAAGTGCTGCACGAAGCGGGCGTGCCCGCCGGTGTGTTCAATCTCGTCAATGGCGATGGGCCCGGCGTCGGCGCTGCGATCGCGAGCCATCCGGATATCGACATGGTGTCGTTCACCGGTTCGACGCGCGCGGGTGTACTGGTTGCGCAGTCGGCGGCCGAAACCGTCAAGCGCGTCGCGCAGGAACTCGGCGGCAAGTCGGCCAACATCCTGCTCGACGATGTCGATCTCGATCAGGCAGTCACGCGTGGCGTGGCGGCCTGTTTTACGAACTCCGGCCAGTCGTGCTCGATTCCGACCCGCATGCTGGTGCCGCGTCATCTGATGAACGACGCCGCGCAGATCGCCAAACGCGCGGCGCAAGCGTACCGCGTCGGTCCGACCGACGATCCGGCCACGCAGATCGGACCGCTCGTCAACGCAAACCAGTTCAGGCGCGTGCAGGCGCTGATCCAGACCGGTATCGACGAAGGTGCGCGGCTCGTGGTCGGCGGTATCGGCCGGCCGGACGGTATCGAAGTGGGCTACTACGCGCGCCCGACGGTGTTCGCCGACGTCACGCCGCGGATGACGATCGCGCGCGAGGAAATCTTCGGGCCGGTGCTGTCGATGATCCCGTACGACTCGGAAGACGAAGCGATCGCGATCGCCAACGGTACCGACTACGGTCTCGCCGCTTACGTGCAATCGGCCGATGTCGCGCGCGCGCGCAAAGTGGGCCGCGCATTGCGCGCGGGCGGCGTGCATCTGAATTACCCGCCCACGGATTTCCACGCGCCGTTCGGTGGTTACAAGCGCTCGGGCAACGGCCGCGAATGGGGCGAAGCCGGCTTGCGCGAGTACCTGGAAACCAAGGCGATGGTCGGTTACGGCGTCGAGTGA
- a CDS encoding NAD(P)-dependent oxidoreductase, with product MNKERIGFIGLGNMGGRMTRRLVDAGIAVLGYDSARERAEAAGAKAAGSLREVVDYADVVMMSLPDSKVVETVVEGEGGVLAHCRAGQIVVDLSTAAASSTIRVAKRFAERGVQYVDAGISGGAAAAEKGTLTLMVGGAADAVAALQWAFAPISAKVAYMGDSGSGHTTKLLNNFLNAVSLAASAEVMVAGKKAGLDLHLLLDVLNSSSGVNFATLNRFPKIVGGDYLEGGLTGKLMTKDVVLYVDRARELGVMSLNAAGPLASFGLGTALGYGDVISNRVVDAIGDVSGGVRLFDHADRENNA from the coding sequence ATGAACAAGGAAAGGATTGGTTTTATCGGTCTCGGCAATATGGGCGGACGCATGACGCGGCGGCTCGTCGATGCGGGCATCGCGGTGCTCGGTTACGACAGCGCACGCGAGCGCGCCGAGGCGGCTGGAGCGAAGGCGGCGGGGTCGTTGCGCGAAGTGGTCGACTACGCGGATGTCGTGATGATGTCGCTGCCGGACAGCAAGGTGGTCGAGACGGTAGTCGAAGGTGAAGGCGGCGTGCTCGCGCACTGCCGCGCCGGACAGATCGTCGTCGATCTGAGCACGGCCGCCGCGAGTTCGACGATTCGCGTTGCGAAGCGTTTCGCGGAGCGCGGCGTGCAATACGTCGATGCGGGCATTTCGGGCGGCGCGGCCGCGGCCGAAAAAGGCACGCTGACTCTGATGGTGGGCGGCGCGGCCGACGCGGTCGCGGCGTTGCAATGGGCGTTCGCGCCGATCAGCGCGAAGGTCGCGTACATGGGCGACAGCGGCTCCGGTCACACGACCAAGCTGCTGAACAACTTCCTGAACGCGGTGAGTCTCGCGGCCAGCGCCGAGGTGATGGTCGCGGGCAAGAAGGCCGGGCTCGATCTGCATCTGCTGCTCGATGTGCTGAACAGCAGCAGCGGTGTCAACTTCGCGACGCTCAACCGCTTTCCGAAGATCGTCGGCGGCGATTATCTGGAAGGAGGCCTGACCGGCAAGCTGATGACGAAGGATGTCGTGCTGTACGTCGATCGCGCGCGCGAACTCGGTGTGATGTCGCTGAACGCCGCGGGCCCGCTCGCGAGCTTCGGTCTGGGCACCGCGCTCGGCTATGGCGATGTGATCAGCAACCGGGTCGTCGATGCGATCGGCGATGTGTCGGGCGGCGTGCGCCTCTTCGATCACGCAGACAGGGAGAACAACGCATGA